Genomic window (Nitrosopumilus sp.):
ACAGAGATAAAAAAAATGGCTCTTCAAAATGCATATGAGCATAAAGGAGAGACTAGAGATAAAATAATTTTGGGAAAAATTCTTGGAACAAAACCAGAATTTAGAAACAAAGTAAAAGAAATCACAGATGATATTTCTGATATTGTTACACAAGTTAATCAAATGTCATTAGAAGAGCAAAAAAAAGAAATTGAGAAAAACTTTCCAGAAATTTTAATACCTAAAGAAAAAATTGAAGAAAGAGAAGGCTTTCCAGAATTAAAAGATGCAGTGTATGGTAAAATAATCACAAGATTTCCTCCAGAACCCAATGGTTATCCCCATATCGGTCACGCAAAAGCAGCTATCATTAATTCTGAATATGCAAAGATGTATGGTGGGAAATTTATTTTAAGAATGGATGATACAAATCCAGAAGCAGAACGCATGGAATATCATGCTGCCATCAAAGTTGGATTAGAATGGTTGGGAATAAAATTTGATGTGATTAAAAATACATCAGATGATATGGAGATATTTTACGAGAAGGGAACAGAATTAATTAATTCAGGAAAAGCTTACGTTTGTACTTGTAAAAGAGAAGACATTAGCAAAAATAGAAGAGAGCGAAAAGCATGCAAATGCAGTATGGGAGATGTTGATAAAAATTATAAAAATTGGGAAAAAATGAGTAATAAATTCAAACCAGGCGATGCAATTGTCAGATTTCGCGGAGATATGAAAGCAGATAATGCAGTTATGCGAGATCCAGTATTATTCAGAATCATTGAAGGTAAACATTACACATTAGGGGAAAAATACAGAATTTGGCCTAGTTATGATATGGCAGTTGCAATTGAAGATAGTATTGATGGTGTAACTCATGCATTTCGTTCAAAAGAATTTGAACTAAGAGAGGAGCTAATTAATGCAATTTTAGATGCGTTAAACATGAGAAAACCAGTGCAAGGATTCTTCTCCAGATTAGAATTCAAAGGAATGCCTATTTCAAAGAGAATTATTAAACCATTGATTGAAGAAGGTAAAATTTCATGGTATGACGATCCAAGGTTACCAACACTTGAAGCATTACGTAGAAGAGGAATCAAACCTGAAGCCATAAGGAAATTTATCATGTCATTAGGGTTGACCAAAGCAAATACCCTAGCACCATTTGACTCACTAGAAGCATTTAATCGTAAATTTGTAGATGCAAGTAGTATTAGATTATTCATGGTAAGTAATGCAAAAAAACTAACAGTAAAAAATTTACCAATTTCATCTATTGAGATTCCTAACCATCCAGTTAATAACATGGGAAAAAGAGAAATCAAGATTGATGGAGATTTTTACATTTCTGGAGATGATGCTCAAACAATCAAAACAGGAACACAAATTCGCCTTTTAGGTTTAGGGAATATATCCATAACAAAAGAAGGTAGTGAGTTAGAAGGTGAGTTTATTGAGAATGGTAAAACAGATGATATTTTAAAAATTCAATGGGTCTCTCAAAAAACAGCATATCAAATCAAGATGATTATTCCAAAAGCATTGTTTATCAATGATGAGTTTAACGAAGATAGTTTAGAAGAATTAGACGTTTATACAGAACCACATTACTTACAATTAAAAGAAGGTGAAGAAGTACAATTTGTTAGATTTGGATATTGCAGAAAAGATTCACAAAATCAAGCAATTTTCACACACAAGTGATCAATAATGAAAATTGCACGATTGTTACACAATAATAATGAGACATATGGTTTCATAAAAGGAGATAAAGTATCTACAAAAGATGAGATTACTTATTTAACAGGAGTTCCAATCCCTCAAACTGTAAAAGATTTCCTTTTTGATGGATGGTATGATGAAATTAAAAATAAAATAAACGATTTGCCCTATGGAGAAGATATTTCAAAATACAAATTATTAGCACCAATTGCAAATCCAAGTAAAATAATTTGCTTGGCATTTAATTATATGGATCATGCCAAAGAGCAGGGATTGAGCCCACCAGAAGATCCTGCGCTAGTAATGAAACCACGAACTGCACTAAACAACACTGAGTCAGATATCGTATGCCCTGATTTTGTAACACAATTAGATTATGAGATAGAGTTAGCCCTAATTATTGGAAAAAACTGTAAAAATGTTAGCATTGATGAGGCATCAAAAGTAATATTTGGATACATGATACTTAACGACGTTTCTGCAAGAGACATTCAATTCAAAGATAAACAGTTCACTAGAGG
Coding sequences:
- a CDS encoding fumarylacetoacetate hydrolase family protein — translated: MKIARLLHNNNETYGFIKGDKVSTKDEITYLTGVPIPQTVKDFLFDGWYDEIKNKINDLPYGEDISKYKLLAPIANPSKIICLAFNYMDHAKEQGLSPPEDPALVMKPRTALNNTESDIVCPDFVTQLDYEIELALIIGKNCKNVSIDEASKVIFGYMILNDVSARDIQFKDKQFTRGKSFDSFAPCGPWITTTDEIKDVQNLKMTTKVNGNLRQNSSTNNMFIKIPEIVSKISRVMTLEKGDIISTGTPAGVMLNKPNAVFLKDGDKIEMEIEGLGFLKNTVRFAKSN
- the gltX gene encoding glutamate--tRNA ligase is translated as MDEELKTEIKKMALQNAYEHKGETRDKIILGKILGTKPEFRNKVKEITDDISDIVTQVNQMSLEEQKKEIEKNFPEILIPKEKIEEREGFPELKDAVYGKIITRFPPEPNGYPHIGHAKAAIINSEYAKMYGGKFILRMDDTNPEAERMEYHAAIKVGLEWLGIKFDVIKNTSDDMEIFYEKGTELINSGKAYVCTCKREDISKNRRERKACKCSMGDVDKNYKNWEKMSNKFKPGDAIVRFRGDMKADNAVMRDPVLFRIIEGKHYTLGEKYRIWPSYDMAVAIEDSIDGVTHAFRSKEFELREELINAILDALNMRKPVQGFFSRLEFKGMPISKRIIKPLIEEGKISWYDDPRLPTLEALRRRGIKPEAIRKFIMSLGLTKANTLAPFDSLEAFNRKFVDASSIRLFMVSNAKKLTVKNLPISSIEIPNHPVNNMGKREIKIDGDFYISGDDAQTIKTGTQIRLLGLGNISITKEGSELEGEFIENGKTDDILKIQWVSQKTAYQIKMIIPKALFINDEFNEDSLEELDVYTEPHYLQLKEGEEVQFVRFGYCRKDSQNQAIFTHK